A window of Citrus sinensis cultivar Valencia sweet orange chromosome 7, DVS_A1.0, whole genome shotgun sequence contains these coding sequences:
- the LOC127898937 gene encoding receptor-like protein 56 has translation MKSCFAMETTLIKFSMSLILIIVLMQMHGYKCCLQKERIGLLALKSFFISISDTEYAEEILTSWVDDDGMSSDCCNDWDGVKCNATTRRVMHLLLNDTAKFNFSYNSLFGVSLMNFSLFHPFEELQSLDLSLNAFEGFYENRAYDSNGSLKQLKILNLEANHFNDSILPSTSLISLTTLILRDNNIEGSRTIEGLSNLRNLQLLDLRDNPIWGSLTRLGLANLTNLKTLDLRDCGITTIQGILQQS, from the exons ATGAAAAGTTGCTTCGCAATGGAAACTACCTTGATTAAGTTTTCAATGTCACtgattttgattattgttTTGATGCAAATGCATGGATACAAATGTTGCTTGCAAAAAGAGAGGATTGGTCTGTTGGCACTCAAGAGCTTCTTTATATCGATCAGTGATACGGAATATGCAGAAGAAATTCTTACTTCATGGGTTGATGATGATGGAATGTCGTCTGATTGTTGTAATGATTGGGATGGAGTTAAGTGCAACGCCACTACAAGACGGGTGATGCATCTCTTGCTTAATGATACAGCCAAATTCAACTTCTCTTATAACTCTCTTTTTGGAGTTTCACTTATGAATTTCTCACTGTTTCATCCTTTTGAAGAATTGCAAAGCCTCGACTTATCTCTCAATGCGTTTGAAGGTTTCTATGAGAATAGAG CTTACGACAGCAATGGGAGCTTGAAGCAGCTGAAGATCTTAAATCTTGAAGCTAATCACTTCAATGACAGCATATTACCATCGACTTCACTGATATCACTTACCACTTTGATTCTGCGGGACAATAACATTGAAGGTTCCAGAACCATAGAAG GATTATCAAATTTGAGAAACCTGCAACTATTGGATCTACGTGATAACCCAATATGGGGCTCTTTAACAAGGCTAG GATTGGCAAATCtgacaaacttgaaaacaTTGGATCTTAGAGATTGTGGAATAACTACAATTCAAGGTATACTGCAACAATCATAA
- the LOC112495982 gene encoding receptor-like protein 15, whose amino-acid sequence MLRLLDISSNNFTGKLPQNMGIFLQKLESLDMSENAFEGDIPYSMGKMQQLLILDLSRNNFSGELPRPIVSGCLPLDMLDLSSNNFYGQIFPNYFNLTYLRWLYLNNNHFSGKMKDGLLSSTSLEALDISNNMLSGNIPHWIGNISTLWVLLMSKNHLEGNFPVQLNNLESLELVDISENSLSGSMIASLNLSSVEHLYLQKNALSGLIPNALFRSSALMTLDLRDNKFFGRIPHQINELSNLHVLLLRGNYLQGRIPNQLCQIKKLGIIDLSQNRLNGSIPSCLGNVSIWRERIDDFSYEYELLEGYKEYLSLNPTIVTYYNSTLDLQPPVEKHSAIDRQVEAEFATKNRYEFFTGSNLNYMTGLDLSSNELSGEIPWELGQLQNIHALNLSNNLLLGSIPKSFSNLKMIESLDLSHNRLSGRIPPQLTGLNFLSNFNVSYNNLSGPTPDKGQFGTFDENNYKGNLYLCGSLIKRKCSSAVTPTATPAGKEEGEDESAISMVALYWSFGATYATVILGLIVALCINSHWRRLWFYFIDRCIDTSYYWLSKYVFCRRLC is encoded by the coding sequence ATGCTTCGTCTTCTAGATATTTCCAGTAACAATTTCACTGGTAAGCTACCACAGAATATGGGTATTTTCCTTCAGAAATTGGAGTCTTTGGATATGTCAGAAAATGCTTTTGAAGGTGATATTCCTTATTCAATGGGCAAGATGCAACAGCTACTTATACTGGATTTGTCTAGAAATAACTTTTCAGGAGAATTACCCCGACCTATAGTCTCTGGTTGCCTCCCTCTAGATATGTTGGACCTATCAAGTAACAATTTCTATGGCCAAATTTTTCCCAATTACTTCAACTTGACTTATTTGCGTTGGTTATATTTGAACAACAATCATTTCAGTGGGAAGATGAAAGATGGTTTGTTGAGCTCCACTTCATTAGAGGCATTAGATATATCTAACAACATGTTATCCGGCAATATTCCTCATTGGATTGGTAACATCTCAACCCTTTGGGTTcttttaatgtcaaaaaacCATTTGGAAGGTAATTTTCCAGTCCAGCTTAACAATCTTGAAAGTCTTGAGCTTGTAGACATCTCTGAAAATAGTTTATCTGGGTCCATGATAGCTTCCTTGAATCTTTCATCAGTAGAGCACCTTTATCTGCAAAAGAATGCCCTTAGTGGGTTAATTCCAAATGCACTGTTTAGAAGCTCTGCATTAATGACTCTAGATTTAAgggataataaattttttggtaGGATCCCTCATCAGATCAATGAGCTTTCGAATTTGCATGTTCTTCTTTTGAGAGGAAATTATCTGCAAGGACGTATTCCTAATCaattatgccaaataaaaaaattaggtatCATTGATCTTTCGCAGAACAGACTTAATGGGTCAATACCTTCATGCTTGGGTAATGTGTCAATCTGGAGAGAAAGAATTGATGATTTCTCTTATGAATATGAACTACTTGAGGGTTATAAAGAATATCTGTCTTTAAACCCTACCATTGTTACTTACTACAATTCCACTCTTGATCTGCAACCGCCTGTTGAAAAACATTCCGCAATAGATCGACAAGTAGAAGCAGAATTTGCGACAAAAAATAGATATGAATTTTTCACTGGTAGCAATCTTAACTACATGACTGGACTGGATCTGTCAAGCAATGAGTTGAGCGGAGAAATTCCATGGGAACTTGGTCaacttcaaaatattcatGCATTGAATCTGTCCAATAATTTACTATTAGGTTCTATACCTAAGAGTTTCTCCAATCTAAAAATGATAGAGAGCCTGGACCTTTCCCACAATAGATTAAGTGGTAGAATTCCTCCTCAACTCACTGGGCTCaactttttatcaaatttcaacGTGTCATACAATAACTTGTCCGGCCCAACCCCAGACAAAGGGCAGTTTGGCACGTTTGatgaaaacaattataaaGGAAACCTTTATCTATGTGGTTCACTCATAAAGAGGAAATGCAGCAGTGCAGTGACACCGACAGCAACACCAGCAGgcaaagaagaaggagaagatgAATCTGCAATTAGTATGGTGGCATTATACTGGAGTTTTGGTGCAACCTATGCGACAGTAATATTGGGTTTGATTGTGGCCCTTTGCATAAACTCACATTGGCGCAGATTATGGTTCTATTTCATTGATAGATGTATTGACACAAGCTACTATTGGCTTTCCAAATATGTATTCTGTCGGAGATTGTGTTGA